In a single window of the Thermodesulfobacteriota bacterium genome:
- a CDS encoding DUF2333 family protein, with the protein MMKMLDRKQGEAEKGNFAVFFWVRVVAGLVVAVAVIWITATVLNFVGRIGTGHEGQATASGDSHGKTAEASHPATDLHPGQAEEPVEEESGHRSAESAESPAADDEGVSTHETERPATVAKTAGHGVAVHGAAAVSEKTAEMPRVKGVAFLDAMIKPMELELKKRAWGWRPNDIIEFTDNVNNFQLGVLEATRRASTRLAERISRTGTTNTLDENLERAMNDFMIAPDSFMLPSAESKYGEGLKELRAYQARLLSGEADFYTRADNLIPLLVAFADLLGSCDDNLVKATEKNGQPVSTFAADNYFYYAKGVASTILPILEAVAEDFEETLTTRRATDVLLHAIHACHEASGIEPLVVLESDLDSIFANHRTNMAAHISHARFYLDVLAATLST; encoded by the coding sequence ATGATGAAGATGCTTGACCGCAAACAGGGCGAAGCAGAGAAGGGCAATTTTGCCGTTTTTTTCTGGGTGCGGGTGGTGGCCGGGTTGGTCGTCGCGGTTGCCGTGATCTGGATAACGGCGACGGTTCTTAACTTTGTGGGCAGGATCGGGACCGGTCATGAGGGCCAGGCAACGGCTTCCGGCGACAGCCATGGGAAGACGGCCGAAGCCAGTCACCCCGCCACGGATCTTCATCCCGGGCAGGCGGAGGAACCCGTCGAAGAAGAATCCGGTCACCGGAGCGCCGAATCGGCCGAAAGCCCGGCCGCCGATGATGAGGGGGTCTCCACCCACGAGACCGAGCGTCCGGCCACGGTAGCCAAAACGGCCGGACATGGTGTGGCGGTTCATGGCGCCGCGGCCGTAAGCGAAAAAACCGCTGAAATGCCCAGGGTCAAGGGCGTGGCTTTTCTGGATGCCATGATCAAGCCCATGGAGCTTGAATTGAAGAAAAGGGCCTGGGGGTGGCGGCCCAACGACATAATCGAGTTTACCGATAATGTGAATAATTTTCAGCTGGGGGTGCTGGAGGCGACGAGACGGGCGTCGACACGGCTGGCGGAACGGATTTCCCGGACAGGCACAACCAACACCCTGGACGAAAATCTGGAAAGGGCCATGAACGACTTTATGATCGCTCCCGACAGTTTCATGCTGCCGTCGGCTGAATCAAAATACGGAGAAGGGTTGAAAGAGCTCCGGGCCTATCAGGCGCGACTGCTCTCCGGGGAAGCCGATTTTTATACCCGGGCGGACAATTTAATTCCTCTGCTGGTGGCCTTCGCCGACCTGCTGGGAAGTTGTGATGACAATCTGGTCAAAGCAACGGAAAAAAACGGCCAGCCGGTCAGCACCTTCGCGGCGGATAATTATTTTTACTACGCCAAGGGCGTTGCCAGCACCATATTGCCGATTCTCGAAGCCGTGGCCGAGGATTTTGAGGAAACATTAACCACCCGCAGGGCCACGGACGTGCTGCTTCACGCTATTCATGCCTGCCATGAAGCTTCAGGGATTGAGCCTCTGGTTGTACTGGAAAGCGACCTGGACAGTATTTTTGCCAACCATCGGACCAATATGGCGGCCCACATCAGCCATGCCCGGTTTTATCTGGACGTGCTGGCGGCAACCCTGTCGACCTGA
- a CDS encoding chalcone isomerase family protein produces the protein MMMKKACIIFVLLLILAPAAGAAVVSGVTLPDTITVEGQQLVLNGAGMREKKFLVVPVDVYVAGLYLKSKTSAAQAIIDADETMMLKIQIVSSHLTAEKFKNATLEGFQESTGGNTGPIQKEIDLFMKAFAEEIKQGDVFDIQYVKDKGVLVYKNGKTTPEVLVPGLNVKKALFGIWLGKRTESYLQVLATKLLGK, from the coding sequence ATGATGATGAAAAAGGCATGCATTATATTCGTTCTGCTGCTTATTCTGGCGCCGGCGGCCGGGGCTGCAGTCGTGTCCGGCGTTACGCTGCCGGATACGATAACCGTGGAAGGCCAGCAGCTGGTGTTAAACGGCGCCGGCATGAGAGAGAAAAAATTTCTGGTTGTTCCGGTCGATGTCTATGTGGCCGGGTTGTATCTGAAAAGCAAGACATCGGCGGCCCAGGCCATCATCGATGCCGATGAAACTATGATGCTGAAGATTCAAATTGTTTCCAGTCACCTGACCGCGGAGAAATTCAAGAACGCGACCCTGGAGGGCTTTCAGGAATCCACCGGCGGGAACACAGGGCCCATTCAGAAAGAAATCGACCTTTTCATGAAGGCCTTCGCGGAAGAAATCAAGCAGGGTGATGTTTTTGACATTCAATATGTAAAAGACAAGGGCGTGCTGGTTTATAAAAACGGGAAAACCACGCCCGAGGTGCTGGTTCCCGGTCTGAACGTGAAAAAGGCGCTGTTCGGCATCTGGCTGGGAAAAAGGACGGAAAGTTATCTCCAGGTGCTGGCGACGAAGCTGCTGGGAAAATAA
- a CDS encoding response regulator, whose amino-acid sequence MIEKKILFIDDEASQRDIMERFIPKIGYAVQTADSSETALEILKTEFFPLMITDLSLPGMDGLELCRRIKKIHPDVIIYALSGYIASFDEQKLEACGFDGYLSKPSNSHTLKQAIDGAFEKLRRLQGEQSDRKKSKGYL is encoded by the coding sequence ATGATCGAAAAAAAGATATTATTCATCGACGATGAAGCCTCCCAGCGGGATATCATGGAGCGGTTTATCCCTAAGATCGGCTATGCCGTTCAAACCGCCGACTCCTCTGAAACAGCGCTGGAAATACTTAAAACGGAATTTTTCCCGCTGATGATTACCGATTTGAGCCTGCCGGGAATGGATGGTCTGGAACTGTGCCGCCGCATTAAAAAAATCCATCCGGACGTTATCATTTACGCCCTGTCCGGATACATCGCCTCTTTTGATGAGCAGAAACTCGAGGCCTGCGGTTTTGACGGTTATTTAAGCAAACCATCCAACTCTCATACGCTCAAACAGGCGATTGACGGGGCGTTTGAAAAATTGCGTCGTCTGCAGGGGGAACAGTCAGACCGAAAAAAAAGTAAGGGGTACCTCTAA
- a CDS encoding radical SAM protein, which yields MPLNYFIVYNPLTYSLMDLLPSAGLSPVDIVCYLSGKQKKPITPANFLEYIDFHTGKQRMTMVDTLAIEMYSAVYIQNQLARLAKDHLVVMLDGKRKLFSAVIKEKQRRPRAVFITSMSSNFPAAAAAAIVLNHAEIPVVLGGIHVSTSAEDVDTFIREHVPHPELVSIVKGAGDSIVISEILDNLKTGTLKPEYTGYKLIENGVWGDFPNVEPLTPLKINLLQRLPLIRHTPLKDFRINPVAPHTGCPFSCNFCSISTLPKKQRALRLRDPDDFVEELKSSQKEKPDFTNRYYFFTPDNLLLGKKNLLTMLDKIIDSDLCINYAVQISIDVANDADLLKKIRRSGGTHFFIGLESLDLRNLKYINKHIVGDIEKSGLSVEEYYRSKIKKIHAHGISIHGSFIFGLPYDYFNSISDNTGTRVAAFCTKNKIGVQPSTITDLPGSIFFNESQVNGSYLYGKKGTMEYFISLCIADLGETNKQPPDSLRNSPLIIAAMVYEATKKIGSPLAAISNSSAIFLRSLLHPTKNGEGLRVKQRFLDALCSAISQTAVSLYKEQGDSLVTSRHGVRGIFERLYDNEANPEIKHQFRDYIGQFTENNGGGR from the coding sequence ATGCCGCTTAACTATTTTATCGTATATAACCCGCTGACGTATTCCCTCATGGATCTGCTTCCGTCAGCAGGTCTTTCACCCGTCGATATCGTCTGCTATCTTTCGGGAAAGCAGAAAAAACCGATAACCCCCGCCAACTTTTTAGAATATATAGACTTTCACACAGGCAAGCAGCGCATGACCATGGTGGACACCCTGGCCATCGAAATGTACTCCGCCGTTTACATCCAGAACCAGCTGGCCAGACTGGCCAAGGATCATCTGGTGGTCATGCTGGATGGAAAAAGAAAGCTGTTTTCCGCGGTGATCAAGGAAAAACAGCGCCGGCCCCGGGCGGTCTTCATCACATCCATGAGCTCCAATTTTCCGGCGGCCGCGGCCGCGGCCATCGTACTCAACCATGCCGAGATCCCGGTTGTTCTGGGAGGGATTCACGTCTCCACCTCGGCCGAGGATGTGGACACCTTTATCCGGGAGCATGTTCCCCACCCGGAACTTGTCTCCATTGTCAAGGGCGCGGGTGACTCCATTGTTATCAGTGAAATTCTGGACAACCTCAAAACCGGGACCCTCAAGCCCGAATATACCGGTTATAAGCTGATTGAAAACGGCGTCTGGGGAGATTTTCCCAACGTGGAGCCGCTGACCCCGTTAAAAATCAACCTGCTGCAGCGGTTACCCTTAATCCGGCATACCCCGCTTAAGGACTTCCGGATCAATCCGGTGGCGCCCCATACGGGCTGTCCCTTTTCCTGCAACTTCTGCTCCATTTCGACACTGCCTAAAAAACAACGCGCCTTACGGCTTAGGGATCCGGATGATTTTGTCGAGGAACTGAAATCCTCCCAGAAAGAAAAGCCCGATTTTACAAACCGCTACTATTTCTTTACGCCGGACAACCTGCTGCTGGGGAAAAAGAACCTGTTAACCATGCTGGACAAGATCATCGACAGCGACCTGTGCATCAATTACGCGGTTCAGATTTCCATAGACGTAGCCAACGACGCCGACCTGCTGAAAAAAATCCGGCGATCGGGCGGTACCCACTTTTTTATCGGCCTGGAATCCCTTGACCTTCGCAATTTGAAATACATCAACAAACACATTGTCGGAGACATTGAAAAAAGCGGTCTATCGGTGGAAGAATATTACCGGTCTAAAATAAAAAAAATACATGCCCACGGCATTTCCATCCACGGTTCCTTTATTTTCGGGCTGCCCTACGATTATTTCAACTCCATTTCCGATAACACCGGCACCCGGGTGGCCGCATTCTGCACGAAAAACAAAATCGGTGTTCAGCCCAGCACCATTACCGATCTGCCGGGATCCATCTTCTTTAACGAAAGCCAGGTCAACGGAAGCTATCTATACGGTAAAAAAGGGACCATGGAATACTTCATTTCGTTGTGCATCGCCGACCTGGGGGAAACCAACAAACAACCCCCGGATTCGCTGCGCAACAGCCCGCTGATCATTGCCGCCATGGTCTATGAAGCCACCAAAAAAATCGGTTCCCCCCTGGCCGCCATCAGCAATTCATCGGCCATCTTTTTACGGTCCCTGCTTCATCCGACCAAAAACGGCGAGGGCTTGCGCGTGAAGCAGCGGTTTCTGGACGCGCTGTGCTCGGCCATATCCCAGACGGCGGTAAGCCTTTACAAGGAACAAGGGGACTCCCTGGTCACTTCAAGACACGGTGTCCGGGGGATTTTCGAACGACTTTACGACAACGAAGCCAATCCGGAAATAAAACATCAATTTCGTGACTACATCGGACAGTTTACCGAAAACAACGGCGGAGGAAGGTAA
- the argJ gene encoding bifunctional glutamate N-acetyltransferase/amino-acid acetyltransferase ArgJ — MTLPVCPGFQWSGVSAGIKPGGDKDLGMILSNMPARAAAVFTKNRVKAAPVQLDLERIVSGICQAVIVNSGNANCCTGEQGMGDARLMTRLVAEELGIDEEWVLVASTGVIGVPMPMDKVTAAVPKAVEALSPDGFIDFATSILTTDQFPKTVTQVFQMDDGSEFSITAAAKGAGMIHPDMATMLCFVCTDIQAAPEALATILGRAVDYSFNRITVDGDTSTNDTVMIMASGMSEADLGTDSNRNRFQQALDEVLLEIAKMIVRDGEGATKLVEVNVRGAHSAEEARRAAQVVAGSPLVKTAFFGEDVNWGRIMAAVGRSGVEMKPEKLDIFYDTVQVVSHGRGCGAAAEAAAGKVIRQSEMTLVIDLNTGGTGNASMFTSDLTLDYVKLNAHYRS, encoded by the coding sequence ATGACGTTGCCGGTCTGTCCCGGTTTTCAATGGAGCGGTGTTTCCGCCGGCATTAAGCCCGGAGGAGACAAGGACCTGGGGATGATTCTGTCCAACATGCCGGCCCGGGCCGCGGCCGTGTTCACCAAGAACCGGGTCAAGGCGGCACCGGTTCAGCTGGACCTTGAGCGTATTGTCTCCGGAATATGCCAGGCGGTTATTGTCAACAGCGGCAATGCCAACTGCTGCACCGGTGAGCAGGGGATGGGGGACGCCCGGCTGATGACCCGGCTGGTGGCCGAGGAACTGGGTATAGACGAGGAGTGGGTCCTGGTCGCGTCCACCGGCGTCATTGGCGTGCCCATGCCCATGGACAAGGTAACGGCCGCCGTTCCCAAAGCGGTGGAAGCCCTGTCTCCCGACGGATTCATTGATTTTGCCACCAGTATTCTTACCACGGATCAGTTTCCCAAAACCGTTACCCAGGTCTTCCAGATGGATGACGGCAGCGAGTTTTCCATCACCGCCGCGGCCAAGGGCGCCGGCATGATCCATCCCGACATGGCCACCATGCTCTGTTTCGTCTGCACGGACATCCAGGCCGCGCCGGAGGCGCTGGCCACGATCCTGGGCCGGGCGGTGGATTACTCCTTTAACCGGATAACGGTGGACGGGGATACCAGCACCAACGACACGGTCATGATCATGGCCAGCGGCATGAGTGAGGCCGACCTGGGTACGGATTCGAACCGGAACCGGTTTCAGCAGGCCCTGGATGAAGTGCTGCTGGAAATCGCCAAAATGATTGTCCGGGATGGAGAGGGAGCCACCAAGCTGGTCGAAGTCAACGTGCGGGGCGCCCATTCCGCGGAGGAGGCGCGGCGGGCGGCCCAGGTCGTGGCCGGATCGCCCCTGGTGAAAACGGCTTTTTTCGGTGAGGATGTCAACTGGGGCCGGATCATGGCTGCCGTCGGCCGGTCCGGGGTTGAAATGAAGCCCGAAAAACTCGATATTTTTTATGATACCGTCCAGGTGGTCAGCCACGGCCGCGGTTGCGGGGCAGCCGCTGAAGCGGCGGCGGGAAAAGTGATCCGGCAGAGCGAGATGACCCTGGTCATTGACCTCAACACCGGCGGGACCGGCAACGCTTCAATGTTTACCTCCGATCTGACCCTGGATTACGTGAAGCTGAATGCCCATTATCGTTCCTGA
- a CDS encoding pseudouridine synthase has translation MRLQKYIASAGVCSRRQAETYISDGRVAVNGQVITRMGVTIDPATATVTVDGRAVVLDRPPIYIALNKPAGYVSSCRQRQEKTILELVDVSERIYPVGRLDKESTGLILLTNDGDLHLALSHPSFDHEKEYDITVAAPISDDDLAKLREGVRIDGRKTRPAKVARVSERRFRMTLLEGRNRQIRKMTGSLGHRVVALKRLRMGGIKLGNLKEGQWRHLTDAERKSLLSLTGAKKDPAKVRSGN, from the coding sequence ATGCGTCTCCAGAAGTATATCGCTTCAGCGGGAGTCTGTTCCCGCCGGCAGGCTGAAACGTATATCAGCGACGGCCGGGTCGCCGTCAACGGCCAAGTGATCACCCGGATGGGCGTAACGATTGACCCGGCCACGGCCACGGTCACGGTCGACGGCCGGGCCGTTGTTTTGGATCGGCCCCCAATTTATATCGCCCTGAACAAGCCGGCCGGGTATGTCAGCAGCTGCCGGCAACGGCAGGAGAAGACCATTCTGGAACTGGTCGATGTGTCCGAACGGATTTATCCGGTGGGGCGGCTGGACAAGGAGTCCACCGGCCTGATCCTGCTGACCAACGACGGCGACCTGCATCTGGCCCTGTCCCATCCGTCGTTTGATCATGAAAAGGAGTACGATATCACGGTGGCGGCGCCCATCTCCGACGACGACCTGGCCAAACTGCGCGAGGGCGTCCGGATCGACGGCCGGAAAACCCGTCCGGCAAAAGTGGCCCGGGTTTCGGAACGGCGGTTTCGAATGACGCTGCTGGAAGGCAGAAACCGGCAGATTCGAAAAATGACGGGCAGCCTGGGCCATCGCGTGGTCGCCCTGAAGCGCTTGAGAATGGGCGGCATAAAACTGGGAAACCTGAAAGAGGGACAATGGCGCCATCTGACCGACGCCGAACGGAAGTCCCTGTTGAGCCTCACGGGCGCGAAAAAAGATCCTGCGAAAGTGCGGAGCGGAAATTGA
- the alr gene encoding alanine racemase — translation MNFYFAWAEIDLTAIARNVRSLKNFIGSDCRLMAVVKADGYGHGMGRVAKTALENGASALAVARIEEGIGLREMGVAAPILVLGYTPARLCRELIGHDLIQTVWSEDDARAFSREAAAAGRTLAVHFKVDTGMGRLGKSLVSGETAEAVREMRAVNDLPGISLQGVYTHFSSADEADKTGAAGQLALFSRLTEALPAAGLSSLLRHAANSAAIIDLPSSHLDMVRAGIAMYGLYPSAAVSRRVSLEPAMALKTRVIQLKPVAAGTAVSYGATYITPRATVLAIVPIGYAEGYNRLLSSRGHMLVRGRRAPVVGRVCMDLTVLDVGGIEGVRVEDEVVVFGRQGEEQITVDEIAAALNTINYEVVTAVTDRVPRVYSEKK, via the coding sequence TTGAATTTTTATTTTGCCTGGGCGGAAATTGATCTGACGGCGATCGCCCGCAACGTCCGTTCCTTGAAAAATTTTATCGGCAGCGACTGCCGGCTGATGGCCGTGGTCAAGGCCGACGGCTATGGCCACGGCATGGGCCGGGTGGCCAAAACCGCCCTTGAAAACGGCGCTTCCGCCCTGGCCGTGGCCAGGATCGAGGAAGGCATCGGCCTGCGGGAGATGGGTGTCGCCGCGCCGATCCTGGTACTCGGTTACACCCCGGCGCGGCTCTGCCGGGAGCTGATCGGTCATGACCTGATTCAGACGGTCTGGTCGGAAGACGACGCCCGGGCTTTTTCCCGGGAGGCCGCGGCCGCTGGAAGGACGCTGGCCGTCCATTTCAAGGTGGACACCGGCATGGGACGGCTGGGAAAAAGCCTTGTGTCGGGGGAAACGGCCGAAGCCGTCCGTGAAATGAGGGCCGTCAACGATCTGCCGGGCATCTCCCTTCAGGGCGTTTACACCCATTTTTCGTCCGCCGACGAGGCGGATAAAACTGGCGCCGCAGGGCAGCTGGCGCTTTTTTCGCGACTGACCGAAGCGCTGCCAGCGGCCGGGCTGTCTTCACTGCTCCGGCACGCCGCCAACAGCGCCGCCATCATTGACCTGCCGTCCTCTCATCTGGATATGGTCCGGGCCGGCATCGCCATGTACGGACTTTATCCTTCCGCCGCCGTCAGCCGGCGGGTATCGCTTGAGCCGGCCATGGCGCTGAAAACCCGCGTCATTCAACTCAAGCCGGTTGCGGCCGGAACCGCGGTCAGCTACGGAGCCACTTATATCACGCCCCGGGCGACGGTCCTGGCAATCGTGCCCATCGGCTATGCCGAAGGATACAACCGCCTGCTCTCTTCCCGGGGGCACATGCTGGTGCGCGGCCGGCGGGCGCCGGTGGTCGGCCGTGTCTGCATGGACCTGACCGTCCTCGATGTCGGCGGCATTGAGGGGGTCCGGGTCGAGGACGAGGTGGTGGTCTTCGGCCGGCAGGGGGAGGAGCAGATCACCGTGGACGAGATCGCCGCCGCCCTGAACACCATCAACTATGAAGTCGTCACCGCCGTCACCGACCGCGTCCCGCGGGTGTACTCCGAAAAAAAATGA
- a CDS encoding citrate synthase yields MTKNATLIIDGQSYELPIVEGTEGKPGIDIRKLRDLTGHVTYDPGFSNTAGCKSAITYMDGKEGVLRYRGYPIEQLAESACFVDVCYLLLNGELPTQTEHNRMSCMLNDQSLVHEDMQIFFQNFPRSSNPMGILSSMVNALRNFYPELMDSDEAMEITFLRLISKVRTMAAMSYKISRGHKVVYPRPDYTYCANFLNMMFDTPVIPYTPRSEFVDALNTFWVLHADHEQNCSTSTVRGVGSARANIYAGISAGISALWGPLHGGANRAVVEMLEDIRKNNGDVRQAVARAKDKSDPFRLMGFGHSVYKTYDPRARIMKKMCDRMLAVSKMDDPLVDIARRLEEIALEDEYFKDHNLYPNIDFYSGLVLRTLGIPITMFTVMFAIGRLPGWLAHWKELWEDPEKKLFRPRQVYTGRLKRDVLPKQER; encoded by the coding sequence ATGACGAAAAACGCCACGCTGATCATTGACGGCCAAAGTTATGAATTGCCGATTGTAGAGGGCACCGAAGGCAAGCCCGGCATCGACATTCGCAAACTTCGCGATCTCACCGGTCATGTCACCTACGACCCCGGTTTCAGCAATACCGCCGGCTGCAAAAGCGCCATTACCTACATGGACGGCAAGGAAGGGGTTCTCCGTTACCGCGGCTATCCCATCGAGCAGCTGGCTGAAAGCGCCTGTTTCGTGGACGTGTGCTATCTGCTGTTAAACGGCGAACTGCCGACCCAGACGGAACACAACCGCATGAGCTGCATGCTCAATGATCAGTCCCTGGTTCATGAAGACATGCAGATATTCTTTCAGAATTTTCCCCGGTCTTCAAACCCCATGGGTATTCTGTCCTCCATGGTCAATGCCTTGAGAAATTTCTATCCGGAACTGATGGACAGCGACGAAGCCATGGAAATCACCTTTCTGCGCTTGATTTCCAAGGTCCGGACCATGGCCGCCATGTCCTACAAGATTTCCCGGGGTCACAAGGTGGTTTACCCCCGGCCGGATTACACCTATTGCGCCAATTTTCTGAACATGATGTTCGACACCCCGGTCATTCCCTACACCCCCCGGTCGGAATTCGTGGACGCCCTGAACACCTTCTGGGTGCTGCATGCCGATCATGAACAGAACTGCTCCACCTCCACGGTCCGCGGCGTGGGCAGCGCCCGGGCCAACATTTACGCCGGTATCTCGGCCGGCATTTCGGCCCTGTGGGGGCCGCTCCACGGCGGTGCCAACCGGGCGGTGGTGGAGATGCTGGAGGATATCCGCAAGAACAACGGCGACGTCCGCCAGGCCGTGGCCCGGGCCAAGGACAAGAGCGACCCCTTCCGGCTGATGGGATTCGGTCACAGTGTTTATAAAACCTACGATCCCCGCGCCCGGATCATGAAAAAGATGTGCGACCGCATGCTGGCCGTGTCCAAAATGGATGATCCCCTGGTGGATATCGCCCGCCGCCTGGAAGAGATCGCCCTGGAGGACGAATATTTCAAGGATCACAATTTATATCCCAATATCGATTTTTACAGCGGTCTGGTGCTGCGCACCCTGGGTATTCCCATCACCATGTTTACGGTCATGTTTGCCATCGGACGGCTTCCGGGATGGCTTGCCCACTGGAAGGAACTGTGGGAGGATCCGGAAAAGAAACTGTTTCGCCCGCGCCAGGTTTACACGGGCAGGCTGAAGCGGGATGTCCTGCCCAAGCAGGAGCGGTAA